The Desulfonatronovibrio magnus genomic interval CTGGACAGCTTTCGCCCCATTTCAGGCAGAAAGTCAGGATCCTCAAGCCTCTGGCTCAAGACATGGCGCACTTTATCCTCAAAGTCTTCAGGATACTCAAAATCAGCTTGTGTTGGGCTTACCTTTTCATCCACATGCGATAAAATATCCTTTTTTAATTCAGCGCTGAGGTTTTCAGCGAATTCACTGATGAATTTCAGTTCCTGACCCTTTTCATCCACTGCTTCCAGAACTTTTTCCTTGAATCCTTCAATGGATTCCGGATCTATGCTCTCGGGTCCAGCCTGTTTATCATCTGTTTCAGCTGCAAGAGCGGCTTTGACATCCTCAGCTATTCTGGCACTCAATTCCGGTATAAAGCTTAGCTCCATACCCCTGGCCTCAACTGCATCAACTGCCTGAGCAGCTGATTCCTCAGGTGAAACATCAGGAGTGTCCGGGACTGCTTTCTCAAACCTGGCATCAAGATCCTGCTCTAATTCATTCTTAATCTCCTGAATTCGATTACTGAGGAACTCCCATTGGTGTCCTTTTTCTTCCAACACATCCATAACTCTCTCGGCAAAGCCGTCATCAGTATGGTCAAATCTTTCTTCTAATGCGTCCATTCTGCCTGACAGGGCCTGAATATGCTCATTAAAAGATTGAGAGTCTTCCGGGGAAACTTGTGGATCTGATTTATGAGAGGCTTCACCTGCATCTGAAGCCAATTCATGGTCTACCTGATCCACCTGCTTATCTGTCGGTTGATCTTCAGCTGGAGGCTCAAGAGATGAGGGGTCATCTTCCTGCAAGGTTTCAGAAGTATCAGCAGCAGGCATGACATCTTCATCCTGTAAAACTTCCTCAGATTCAGGTTCAATATCTGGGGCAGATTCAGTTTCAGACTGGGGTTCGGATGAAATTTCAGATTCAGATTTCTGATCTTTTTCCAGGCTCTGCTCAGGTTCGGTGGCAGGTTCGGATTCTGACTCGGGCTCAGCACTCTGCCTGCCTTCGGAAACATCATCATCGTCATCGTCATCAATATCGGCGAGCATCTGGTCAAGGTCAGGCATATCGTCATCATCGCCTTCTACTTCTGTATCCTGAGGCTCAACCTGCTGGTCTTGCTTATCATCATTTTCAGAAAGCAAATCATCAAGGTCGGCAAAGTCATCATCCTGATCCGAAGAATCTGCGAGATCTTCTTGAGATGATTTATCAGACTCCTGGGCACCGTCAGAGTCAGAGTCTTCATCTGAGTCATCAAGAAAATCTTTAAGAAAATCATCATCTGAAATATCATCTTCATGTTCGCTCTTTCCTGATGACGTACCAGGTTTTTCATCTTCGTCAAAAAGATCAGCAAAGTCATCGTCAGAGTCATCATCTGAGTTAAGGCTGTCAAAAAGATCATTCAGATCATCATCAAAATCGCTGTCCTGATCCGAATCGTCCTTTTGCTTTGCGCCCTTTTGTCCTGACGCAGGTACATTGCCTTCCTCAACCACCTCGGTCAAATCAATGATCTCATCATCTAAAATATCTTTTTCATTGTCTGAAGCCATAATTACCACCTTGGTTCACTGATATTCTGAAACTGCATACTGCCACATTACAAAAAAAATATCACCGTTGTAAAGTGACTTGACTGTCAAAAACTGGTCAATTTAAAGCTGTTGATGGATTTTTGAGGCTGGAAGTGAGTTTTGTACCTGCGAACAAGTTTTTTCATCACCTCTACTATGGCAATGCTAAGGGCATTTATCAACGAGGTCAGTTTCTGAGGCGGGGTTCGGAGCAGGGAATTTAGAGGTAATGACAAAAAAAGGGGAAGCTGAACTTCCCCTTTTATTCACCTGAAATTAATCATCTTTTGGATGACAATCCACGCATGCTGTAGGACCTGTAGGCTCACCAGCCTGACCAAGCTCACGATGACATCCAGTCATACACATATCATGATATGCTTTGTAAAAGTAACGGATATCCCTTCTGTCCCTTGGAGATTCGGCAACAGCCATGTCATGACAACCGGCGCTCATACAGCCGATAATCTTGTCATCTTCAGTTTTGGGATCCCCAAACTCATCATGGTGACAGTCACCGCAAGCAAAGGCAGCATGCACGCTGTGGGAGAAAGGCGAAGGCGCTTCCCTCATTTCACCATACTCCACTGGGGCGTACAGAAGCCAGTTGTCAGCAAATGTTCCGTGCTTGTAGGACATGTCCTGATCCAACTGCTCATGTTGAGTGGTCAATCCAGCGTAAAGGGTTGGCAGAACCAGAAAGCCCAGAAAAAAAGCAGCAATCACTCCTAAAATAACAGACTTCTTCATCTTCTTTCACCTCCTTGAAAAAAATTGCTTGTAAAAAAAATAACAATCTGCTTTAGCAGATAAGACACATTATTCTACTCTGTCAAGCATAGTAAAGGCATGGACAAAAAAATTATTCATGAACTACTGTTTTTGATATTACAATTAAGCTTCTCACCCAGGCGGCCCGGGACCGAACGTGTGAGTAACTGTCTGAAAAGTGGAGCCTGCATCCTGCAGGCTATTTAATTCCAGGCGGCTGGAAGCCGCCTCCACCTTGAAGAATAGTCCCATATCTGGAAATTGGGACAGTCCCCCTCCGGGCTGTAAGCCTCCGGGCAGGAAGCTGTGCCAGGCGCAAAGCTCCCATCTTTGACGGAACTTTTCTGGCAAATGTACATCAATCATAAGCAAAAATCGTAAAAACTTGAAAACTGTAACCATCTGATTTTGTTGGAAAAACGACTCCAGTTACTTAGAAGCTCCTCCCCCGGGTGGCCCGGGACCGAACTTGTGAGTAACTAAAAAATTAGCCTCAACACGTTTGAGATTGCCGCGCTCGAAGACTCGCTCGCAATGACACCTGAGCTGTCAGGGATGTAGTTGCTGAAAACCTGTCACCCACGAGGGAACCTAAGCGACCGAAGCAATCTTTATGGTAAAAGCATAATGCTTTGAATTTATTACTAATTTGGTTGTAGTTACTTGTAAGCAGGGAATGTAACATTATTCACAGCCTCCAAGGTTTTCTCCCATTGTTCAGGGCCATGAGCAAATGAGTTAAAGGCGCACTCAAAACCTGAAGGTGCAAGATAAATACCCTGTTCTCTCATCTGATTGTAAAACGCTTTGAACAATTCCTGATCAGACTTTTTAGCATCATCAAAATTGGAAACAGGTCCCTCAGTAAAGAAAATTGTAAATATGGAGCCTGCCTGGTTCAAGCAGACCGGAACCCCTTTTTCAGCAAGGATGTCCCTTATGCCAGTGGCGAGCGCGGCAGTGTCTGTTCCCAGCTGATCATAATTTTCCTCTTTCAGACGCTTTAAGGTATGGTAACCAGCGGTCATGGCCAGAGGGTTTCCGGAAAGAGTTCCTGCCTGATACACATCACCGCAGGGAGCAATGCGCTCCATGATTTCTTTCTTTCCGCCATAGGCTCCAACTGGCATGCCTCCTCCAATAATCTTACCGAGACAAGTCAAGTCGGGAGTAACGCCATAAACCCCCTGTGCCCCGGAAAACGAAAGTCGAAACCCGGTAATTACTTCATCAAAAACCAGAAGGGCACCATATTCCTGAGTAAGCGATCTCAAGCCCTGCAGAAAACCGTCTTCTGGAATTACCAGGCCCATATTACCTGCCGCAGGCTCCACAAAAACTGCTGCAATTTCATTGCCATGCTTCTCAAACAACTCTTTTGCGCCCTGCAGATCATTATAGTCGGCCAGTAAAGTGTCCGCTACTACCTGCTCGGGTACTCCTGGTGTGCCTGGAATACATAAAGTCGCTGCGCCGGAACCTGCACTGGCCAGAAAGGGATCAACATGACCATGATAGCATCCTTTGAATTTCAAGACCTTGGAACGGCCCGTATACCCTCTGGCGAGCCTGAGGGCACTCATCGCAGCTTCAGTGCCTGAATTGACCATGCGCACCAGATCAACTCCGGGCAAAGCTTCTACAATAATCTCAGCAAGATCAATTTCCGGCCTGCATGGAGCACCAAAACTTGTTCCCTGGTCCAGAGCCTGGTGCAGGGCCTTGTTTACCTGAGGATGATTATGCCCCAGAAGCATAGGCCCCCACGACATTACATAATCAATCATCTCACGGCCTTCTTCAGAATAAATAAACGGCCCATCTGCCCGGGCGATAAACATGGGAGTGGCATCCACGCCGGCGCATGTGCGAACTGGACTGTTAACACCGCCAGGTATAACTTTGCGGGCCTGTTCAAAAAGATCTTTGGAAATACTCATATCAACTCCTGTATTGTTCTATATGCTTTTGCTGGTTGTTGCAGCTATTTTGGCTAAAAATATTTCATTGATGTCTTTTTAAGTTCTTCTTCACTAAAAAGCATGGCGCACTGGCTGACTCCTGTCTCCTCCTGAAGTTCCCTGACCACCCTGGCACAGTCATTCTTTGAACGTCCATGAATCATGGTATAAAGATTATAAGGCCAGTCAAGGCAATTCTTTCTTTCATAACAATGAGTTATCTCTGGTCTTTTGGCCATGATCTTTCCGGTTTTTTCCAGATCACTATCATCTTCAACATACCAGGCCACCATGGAGTTAAAACCATATCCAGCCTGCTGATGACGCAGGGTTGCGCCAAAGCGACGGATATATCCCCCTGTTTTGAGACGCTGAAGTAAATTCAGCACATCCTCTTCCTTAACCCCTGCCATGCGGGCAATGTCTGCATATGGCTCAAGCGAGTCAGGCAAATCAGCCTGTACTACTTTTAAAACCTTCTTTTCCTTATCACTGAACTGAATTGCTGTCATTGGTCTTCCTTATAAGCGTTTACCGGGGGCCTGGGACCTGTCCCGTGAGTAACTGCCTTGATAAGTAGAGCCTGCATCCTGCAGGCTATTAAAGTCCAGGCGTGTGGAATCCGCCTCCACATAAAGGGGAGAGTCCCTCCAGGCGAATAGTTTTAACATGCCTCAATAGGTCTAACTATCCATAGTGATTCACAGCCTAATTTGCAAGATACGATTTATTTCCAAAAATAAATGCTAATTGATATAAGTCAAAGCTATATTGGCAAGAGTGCATAATATGCCCTCATTGAGCATGAAAAAGCAACTTCCTTATGCCGAAATCGGCCGGAAGGAGCTCATTTGATTCAACAATATGACCGCTGGTACTTCCAGCACCCTGAAATTAGTCTAATGCGGGCTGTGCCCACAACCCCAAAAAAAATATTTTAACCGCCTGTTGGAAGACTCACGCAAGACACAGAGGGCGCAAAGGAAGAAAGAAGTTTACTGTCTTTAACTTTGAGTTCTTCGCCTGCCCAGTTGAATTGCTCGAAAAGCAAGCCCCAAGGGCATTCAACCCGGGCGCCTTTGCGGTTCAAATTTTCTTGATTTTTATGACAGGGTTTCAGGAGTAAGTTACTAAAGGAGAGTAAAGCCATGATGAAAGCACAACGCGAAATAGTTAGAATTGATGAAGATCTTTGTGATGGTTGCGGACAATGCGTACCTGGATGTGAGGAAGGGGCAATAAAAATCATAAACGGCAAGGCCAGACTCATTGCGGACAATCTGTGCGACGGTTTGGGCGCATGCCTTGGCCAATGCCCCCAAAACGCAATCTCCATCATTACCCGACCAGCTGATCCATTTGATCATGATGCAGTAGAGCAGCATCTGAGCTTAAATCAGAAAAGTATTCCGAAACAGCCAGGGACTGCCCCCGGATTTCCCAACCTGGGCTGCGGATGTCCTGGGTCAGCAATGAAAACATTCAGCCCGGCCGGACAAAAAGCATCTCTTAGTTCAAATGATGAAGAAGATTCAGCTCTGAGTCACTGGCCTGTAAAAATCCGTCTCATTCCACCTCACGCGCCTTTTCTGAAAAATGCTGACCTTCTAATAGCAGCAGATTGCGCGTGCGCGGCTCTGCCCAGCCTCCATCAGCGCTTGCTTCCGGAAAAAGTAATCATGCTGGGCTGCCCCAAATTTGATGAAGTTCATGACTACATTAGGCGCTTCGTTGATATTCTGAAGCAAAACCAGATAAAGAGCATTACAGTACTGTCCATGGAGGTACCTTGCTGCGCCGGTCTGGCTCATATTGTCAGGCAGGCCATTGCCACAGTCAGGCAGGATATTCCATTTGAGGAAATCAAAATTACCCGACAGGGAGTTACCTTTACTGAAAAACCTGCTGATCAGCTTTTTCAGCCATTATCCTTATGATCAAGTTGCCAGGTTAAGGATTTCGTTCAGAAACCAATGCAGTATCAATCCTTTAGTACCTCGCGGGGACTGTTCTAATTCCCATATATGAGACTGCCCTTCAATGTGGAGGCGGCTTCCAGCCGCCTTTGCTTTAACAGCCTGAAAGTTGCTCACAGGTTCAGTCCCAGTCCGCCGGAGTGGAGCGCTTACAAGTAACTGGAATCGTTTTGCTAATAAAATCAAATGTTTACAGTTATCACATTTTGACGATTTTTGCTCATGATTGCTGCACATTTGCCAGAAAAGTTCCGTCAAAGATGGGAGCTTTGCGCCTGGCAAAGGGACTGTCCCTCGCTGTGTAAATTTTTACATTAAGGCAAATTTCTTCCATGAACCAATGGAGTATCAGTCTTTTTTATAGTACCTCGCGGGGACTGTCCCAATTTTCAGAAAAGTGACAGTATCCTAAAGTTACTCACAAGTTCGGTCCCGGGCCGCCCGGGTGAGGAGCTTACAAAGCATTAAACTTATACATCATAAGCAAAAAGCTCATTGATAACTCTTATCAGCTGTTTTTTCTCAAACGGCTTGATCAGAACAGCCTCAATGCCCGCATTCAATGCAGCCTCTTTCTGAGCAGCCGGTAAATGAGCACAGACCCCAACAATTCTGGCTGGCTGTTGCCCCTTTTCCTGCTCGTATTCACGCATGAGTTCAGCTGCTTCTATACCACTTAACCCTGCCAGCCTGATTTCCAGCAAAACCAGATCAAACCGGCCCGAGGCAAAGGCTTCAAATGCCTCAAGTCCATTGCCCACCACATGGACCTCACAGCCGCACTGCTCAAGATAATACTTCATGACCTGCCTGGAAGCAGGAACATCAGCAAGCAGAACACGCAAGTGCCCTGGCGGACAAGTAGATGTGGGTATAACAACCGGACCTATCTTCAGATTCAAGGCCCTGACCAGGGAATCTGAAAGGTGCGAAAGTGAGAATGGCTGCTTCAGAATAACATATGCATCGTTAAAAACCCCGGGAAAATGACCTTGA includes:
- a CDS encoding ATP-binding protein, yielding MMKAQREIVRIDEDLCDGCGQCVPGCEEGAIKIINGKARLIADNLCDGLGACLGQCPQNAISIITRPADPFDHDAVEQHLSLNQKSIPKQPGTAPGFPNLGCGCPGSAMKTFSPAGQKASLSSNDEEDSALSHWPVKIRLIPPHAPFLKNADLLIAADCACAALPSLHQRLLPEKVIMLGCPKFDEVHDYIRRFVDILKQNQIKSITVLSMEVPCCAGLAHIVRQAIATVRQDIPFEEIKITRQGVTFTEKPADQLFQPLSL
- a CDS encoding cytochrome c3 family protein — translated: MKKSVILGVIAAFFLGFLVLPTLYAGLTTQHEQLDQDMSYKHGTFADNWLLYAPVEYGEMREAPSPFSHSVHAAFACGDCHHDEFGDPKTEDDKIIGCMSAGCHDMAVAESPRDRRDIRYFYKAYHDMCMTGCHRELGQAGEPTGPTACVDCHPKDD
- the ahbB gene encoding siroheme decarboxylase subunit beta, whose protein sequence is MTAIQFSDKEKKVLKVVQADLPDSLEPYADIARMAGVKEEDVLNLLQRLKTGGYIRRFGATLRHQQAGYGFNSMVAWYVEDDSDLEKTGKIMAKRPEITHCYERKNCLDWPYNLYTMIHGRSKNDCARVVRELQEETGVSQCAMLFSEEELKKTSMKYF
- the hemL gene encoding glutamate-1-semialdehyde 2,1-aminomutase → MSISKDLFEQARKVIPGGVNSPVRTCAGVDATPMFIARADGPFIYSEEGREMIDYVMSWGPMLLGHNHPQVNKALHQALDQGTSFGAPCRPEIDLAEIIVEALPGVDLVRMVNSGTEAAMSALRLARGYTGRSKVLKFKGCYHGHVDPFLASAGSGAATLCIPGTPGVPEQVVADTLLADYNDLQGAKELFEKHGNEIAAVFVEPAAGNMGLVIPEDGFLQGLRSLTQEYGALLVFDEVITGFRLSFSGAQGVYGVTPDLTCLGKIIGGGMPVGAYGGKKEIMERIAPCGDVYQAGTLSGNPLAMTAGYHTLKRLKEENYDQLGTDTAALATGIRDILAEKGVPVCLNQAGSIFTIFFTEGPVSNFDDAKKSDQELFKAFYNQMREQGIYLAPSGFECAFNSFAHGPEQWEKTLEAVNNVTFPAYK